From the genome of Colletotrichum destructivum chromosome 10, complete sequence, one region includes:
- a CDS encoding Putative tetratricopeptide-like helical domain superfamily, nucleoside phosphorylase superfamily, producing the protein MPNPTNPDWMSLFLQIGPRSCASEWLAQSWYMASSYESGCGTISLTYKLSGLSILIFPVCHKIGVGAHDTVDSMAELNRALYTVAWIAPLEIEAQAALHMLDERHHGRFTVARGDDYVFHAGTMCGHNVVVATLPAGQEYGTGSAAALAGQLKKSFPNLWFGLLVGVAAGLPDHRADPPRDIRLGDVLVALPVGNSAGLVAYDLGKETGAEGFQPLRFGHVLAETETVVRSAIGSIKLRAPHDADALLEHYDGMKHKEHATGTFADPGIHNDKLYKINGLGNEEEIIRDTRPSADRTRVWYGPIGSGEKLMRNSRQRNELRDKYGVIGLEMEAAGTMNRIPVGVIRGVCDYADEHKNKDWQPYAAAMAAAYAKAILCEIPPERGTRLGESTEPVHKRFPCDSRPSQSRPESRQSRWPEFQNERPALSSRLLERHDIPSCLTSNSDTWSTSGRDTPFTLVVYGLAGAGKSQICLKGIADNKQKFQSIFYVDASNRVSADSNFLEMSQICAIQNSWDGIELDHRIRLTRAWLGARREPWLLIFDNADASDVTLQKYIPTSGPGVIIITITDERLANCGSTFCKVEPMNKDHAMKLLMSYKRPDTILTSEELKAAEALAVNLLGGLPLAIAQAGSYIFNKRCTYTEYCREFAESPSVSLDYDYQRMQWSGHSGTVWTTFIISLCRIQSLPERGTREAVELLRTLSFLHNEGIQKRFFQKAWENMKLAPTWAKFLPLLDQKSPRWDTPNVQAAFEILCRYGLITCQSQQKQEYSVHRLVHTICRESLSNCEQQKYASVAISLISLALVDIQTPLTWIYNPSGFELENALVPHIRASDIDRVGTMLRSQDDQAFKIKTAMILRMSKACSATGLFWDARVLARGIHETLMTRGRTIRKFPSSLQAVEQLASCEAQLGNHYMALELRFELHAEYIGRKKQGDDSCVAMMNLADSLWMTGRKQEAMEIAREAMKRRQAALSSTDPRLLRTRRKVAEYLHGTNQRREALELREKILRESETRENASEVEQLDNLVTKNAMADSYHWDGQLLKALDLRREVYEGRLKTLGAHHPDTLLAHDSLLGTRCALVKRTEDKQEILQMRKRSVEAWKHIRGDDHPYTLEARVNLGRCYSSLSQWTKAEDELTAVFEIRKQAFEKQKTTATTISYLSSMGSVANVHMKMGYLTMALERREEAFQTARQCQHLLEIGVLSKIENSYLTCRRSQVTESLETLKGLTQRHDLLKKLLARAWPKDDVSALRTMSLYATDLRNWGDRNEALNVRMDLLERQRRVLGAENRETLRNMKKIALILFGHGPKLYPGYEEGLSMMKKVEEAESRLMGGDHKKTRRTRFELLDMHKRANENNEALDLRARLQRSSRKKADREARKSPVEGKLPARFNRTKVPGDGEGSHSSPGPSSGSERSSSDTNFLESGSESCSADSCSEEPGSEIDIGHPVSPTASLMSSKASLWASDYTDDDVVVVRNDTTDWVDVGEGTKG; encoded by the exons ATGCCCAACCCGACCAACCCAGACTGGATGTCGCTCTTCCTCCAGATTGGGCCGAGGTCATGTGCCTCTGAGTGGCTCGCTCAGTCTTGGTACATGGCAAGCTCATACGAATCAGGCTGCGGAACAATTTCACTCACCTACAAACTTTCCGGCCTATCAATCCTAATCTTCCCAGTCTGTCACAAAATCGGAGTCGGTGCGCACGACACCGTCGACTCGATGGCTGAGCTGAACCGCGCTCTCTACACTGTAGCATGGATCGCCCCTCTCGAGATCGAGGCTCAGGCAGCCTTGCACATGCTGGACGAGCGACATCACGGCCGGTTCACCGTGGCACGAGGCGACGACTACGTTTTCCATGCGGGCACCATGTGCGGACACAACGTTGTCGTCGCCACGCTTCCCGCGGGCCAGGAATATGGAACGGGATCAGCAGCCGCCCTTGCGGGGCAGCTGAAGAAGTCGTTCCCCAACCTTTGGTTCGGGCTCCTGGTTGGGGTCGCCGCCGGTCTTCCTGACCACCGAGCAGATCCACCGCGCGACATCCGGCTCGGCGATGTCCTCGTGGCCCTTCCTGTGGGTAACAGCGCAGGCTTGGTGGCGTACGACCTGGGGAAAGAAACGGGAGCTGAGGGTTTCCAACCACTTCGTTTCGGGCACGTACTTGCCGAGACGGAGACTGTGGTCAGGTCTGCGATCGGCAGCATCAAGCTCAGGGCGCCGCATGACGCTGACGCTCTTTTGGAACACTACGACGGTATGAAGCACAAGGAACACGCGACCGGGACGTTTGCCGACCCCGGCATTCACAATGACAAGCTGTACAAGATCAACGGTCTCGGAAACGAAGAGGAGATCATACGCGACACGAGGCCGTCTGCGGATAGAACCCGAGTTTGGTACGGCCCTATCGGTTCCGGGGAGAAGCTGATGCGGAACTCGCGTCAGAGGAATGAGCTGCGGGACAAGTACGGTGTCATCGGCCTCGAAATggaggccgccggcaccaTGAACCGGATTCCTGTGGGTGTCATTCGTGGTGTTTGCGATTATGCGGACGAGCATAAGAACAAAGACTGGCAGCCATATGCGGCAGCCATGGCTGCAGCGTATGCCAAAGCTATCTTGTGTGAGATTCCGCCCGAACGAGGGACTCGGCTTGGGGAGAGTACTGAACCTG TTCACAAGCGTTTCCCATGCGACTCTCGCCCCTCCCAAAGTCGCCCCGAAAGTCGACAGAGCCGTTGGCCAGAGTTTCAAAATGAACGCCCGGCGCTGTCTTCAAGGCTATTGGAACGGCACGACATCCCCTCTTGTCTTACGAGCAACAGTGACACATGGTCTACCAGCGGCAGAGACACACCCTTTACCCTAGTCGTGTATGGTCTTGCCGGAGCGGGGAAGAGTCAGATATGTCTGAAGGGAATAGCAGATAACAAGCAAAA GTTTCAGAGCATCTTCTATGTGGACGCCAGCAACCGAGTCTCTGCCGACAGCAACTTCTTGGAAATGTCTCAAATCTGCGCCATCCAGAACAGTTGGGACGGCATCGAACTTGACCACAGAATACGCCTCACAAGGGCGTGGCTGGGCGCCAGAAGGGAACCGTGGCTGCTGATTTTCGACAACGCAGACGCATCGGACGTGACACTTCAAAAGTATATCCCGACCAGCGGGCCGGGTGTTATCATCATCACAATCACCGACGAGCGGCTGGCGAACTGCGGTAGTACCTTCTGCAAAGTTGAACCCATGAACAAGGACCATGCCATGAAGCTGTTGATGAGTTACAAGCGACCGGATACGATCTTGACGTCGGAAGAGCTTAAAGCCGCCGAGGCTCTCGCCGTGAACCTACTCGGTGGCCTGCCTTTAGCTATTGCTCAGGCTGGCTCCTACATCTTCAACAAGCGATGTACCTACACCGAATACTGTAGAGAGTTCGCAGAGTCACCTTCCGTGTCCCTCGACTACGACTACCAACGAATGCAATGGTCCGGCCATTCAGGAACTGTGTGGACAACCTTCATCATCTCCCTCTGTCGAATTCAGTCACTCCCTGAGCGAGGCACAAGAGAAGCCGTCGAACTCCTTCGAACACTGAGTTTCCTCCACAATGAAGGGATACAGAAGCGTTTCTTCCAGAAAGCCTGGGAGAACATGAAACTTGCGCCTACGTGGGCAAAGTTTTTGCCCCTCCTGGACCAGAAGAGCCCCCGTTGGGATACGCCTAACGTCCAGGCGGCATTCGAGATACTGTGCCGATACGGCCTGATAACCTGCCAGTcgcagcagaagcaggagTATTCTGTTCACAGATTGGTGCACACCATATGCAGAGAGTCCTTGTCCAATTGCGAACAGCAAAAGTACGCATCCGTAGCTATTTCACTGATATCCTTGGCACTTGTGGATATACAAACGCCTCTGACGTGGATTTACAACCCTTCAGGGTTTGAGCTGGAGAATGCTCTCGTGCCGCATATCAGGGCGTCTGACATTGACAGGGTTGGAACAATGCTTCGATCACAGGACGATCAGGCTTTCAAGATCAAAACCGCAATGATTCTGAGAATGTCAAAAGCATGCTCGGCAACGGGACTATTCTGGGATGCCCGGGTCTTGGCGAGAGGGATTCACGAGACCTTGATGACCAGAGGAAGAACCATACGGAAGTTTCCGAGCTCTTTGCAAGCAGTGGAGCAGCTGGCTTCATGCGAAGCTCAGCTCGGAAACCATTACATGGCGCTCGAGTTACGTTTCGAACTTCACGCAGAATATATTggaagaaagaagcaagGGGACGATTCTTGCGTGGCGATGATGAACCTCGCCGACAGCCTTTGGATGACCGGACGCAAGCAAGAGGCTATGGAGATTGCTAGAGAGGCCATGAAACGTCGCCAAGCGGCTTTAAGCTCAACCGATCCACGTCTGTTACGCACCCGACGAAAAGTTGCGGAATACCTACACGGCACGAACCAGCGGCGAGAAGCCCTGGAGTTGCGAGAAAAGATTCTTCGGGAATCCGAGACGCGGGAGAATGCATCTGAGGTAGAGCAGCTCGACAACCTAGTTACCAAGAATGCCATGGCAGACAGCTACCATTGGGACGGCCAGCTGCTGAAGGCGTTGGACCTGCGGCGGGAGGTCTACGAAGGGAGGCTGAAGACGTTGGGCGCACATCACCCAGATACACTGCTGGCCCATGACAGTCTGCTGGGTACCAGATGCGCGCTTGTCAAAAGAACTGAAGACAAACAAGAAATTCTCCAGATGAGAAAGCGTTCCGTTGAGGCTTGGAAACACATTCGTGGAGACGACCATCCGTATACGCTCGAAGCAAGAGTCAACCTGGGCCGCTGTTACAGCAGTCTTAGCCAATggaccaaggccgaggacgagctgaCAGCCGTTTTCGAGATACGAAAGCAAGCCTTCGAGAAGCAAAAAACGACAGCTACGACCATCTCCTACCTCTCCTCCATGGGTAGCGTTGCAAACGTCCACATGAAGATGGGCTATTTAACCATGGCTCTggaaaggagagaagaggcCTTCCAAACCGCCCGTCAGTGCCAACACTTGTTGGAGATTGGGGTTCTATCCAAGATAGAAAACAGCTATCTTACCTGCCGCAGAAGCCAAGTTACCGAAAGTCTTGAAACATTGAAAGGCTTGACGCAAAGGCATGATTTACTCAAAAAGCTATTAGCTCGAGCATGGCCAAAAGACGATGTGAGTGCTTTGCGTACAATGTCTTTATATGCAACAGATCTTCGAAACTGGGGGGACAGAAACGAAGCCCTCAACGTAAGAATGGATTTACTGGAGAGACAACGTCGCGTCCTGGGTGCGGAGAACCGCGAGACGCTGCGCAACATGAAGAAGATTGCACTGATTCTTTTTGGCCATGGACCGAAGCTTTATCCAGGCTACGAGGAGGGCCTGAGTATGATGAAGAAGgtcgaagaggccgagagcAGGCTCATGGGTGGTGACCACAAGAAAACCCGTCGCACGAGGTTTGAACTTTTGGACATGCACAAACGCGCCAATGAGAACAACGAAGCTCTCGATCTACGAGCGCGTCTCCAGCGATCGTCGCGGAAAAAAGCCGACAGAGAAGCCAGGAAGTCGCCCGTAG AGGGAAAGCTCCCGGCTAGATTCAACAGGACGAAAGTCCCGGGGGATGGCGAAGGCTCGCACTCATCTCCGGGGCCATCTTCGGGATCGGAGCGGTCATCAAGCGATACGAACTTTTTAGAGTCTGGTTCGGAATCATGCTCGGCGGACTCATGTTCGGAGGAACCAGGCTCGGAGATTGATATCGGTCATCCGGTCTCCCCAACCGCTTCTTTAATGTCGTCAAAAGCTAGTCTATGGGCCTCAGACTACACAGACGACGATGTAGTGGTGGTCAGAAACGATACCACCGATTGGGTGGATGTGGGGGAGGGAACAAAGGGGTGA
- a CDS encoding Putative endonuclease/exonuclease/phosphatase, leucine-rich repeat domain superfamily, translated as MADGTRYLDHPVGDLYLNSFLSKETAAATDAVLLNTLLGRFAAKDSSPNPSSNPNPRANLLGMFSQNHQQGHNSRINGGPGGRGIPMLYNYQQQQQQHHQTHLQHHQAAQAEHAAHNGNGGVMGHHSAFSSGVMGNSSPYSSNGLQNGQGGASRGGQAQQMTEHWAEQLRLYEESKQAHRAMTEQNQPHYYARLKASENRGIAGPSPTSGKNGDDDADDRRRPYSVEKNAKERQNWHNMDLSGQGLRNLAPALFRYQFLHDLFIASNRLQTLPAAIGQLRQLRYLNVSFNQIKDLPAELGMCTYLNQLLLFDNQIHTLPFELGSLHLLDVLGIEGNPIDPEMKQEIMEKGTKSLINLLKEQAPVPLPPSPRKYITVQEDVSPTLERVKVFSWNVLCDKYATPQTYGYTPTGALNWEYRKACIFDELREKDADLLCLQEISTEAFKEEFSPELAQMDYKGVHWPKTRAKTMAEKDAQGVDGCATFYKASKWILLDKQVIEFAAIAINRPDMKNQHDVFNRVMPKDNIAVVVFLESRATGSRIILVNGHLAWESVLADVKLIQTGILMEQITKFAEKYVRWPALKDKKLITFSATGKDGDEPPPPAKEPGPSQEYRNNTDIPLLVCGDFNSTEDSSVYELLSMGRVPPNHQELSSFQYGSFTRDGIEHPFSLRDAYAHIKNTPDEMPFTNYTPGFSDVIDYLWYSTNTLEVVDLLGPPDATYLKRVPAFPNYHFPADHIQIMAEFVIKARKDKKSPHPEPDFGSGSQGQGR; from the exons ATGGCCGATGGTACTCGCTATCTGGACCACCCTGTCGGAGATCTCTACCTCAACTCCTTCCTATCGAAAgaaaccgccgccgccaccgacgccgtACTGTTGAACACGCTCCTGGGCCGATTCGCCGCGAAAGACTCCTCTCCAAACCCATCATCTAACCCGAACCCACGGGCCAATCTGCTAGGCATGTTCTCACAGAATCACCAGCAGGGCCACAACTCCCGCATCAATGggggccccggcggccggggcaTCCCCATGCTGTACAActaccaacagcaacagcaacaacaccaccagaCTCACCTCCAGCACCACCAGGCTGCCCAAGCCGAACATGCTGCGCACAACGGCAATGGCGGTGTCATGGGCCACCactcggccttctcctctgGCGTCATGGGAAACTCGAGTCCATACAGCTCCAACGGCTTGCAGAACGGCCAGGGAGGGGCGTCGCGGGGAGGCCAAGCACAACAGATGACCGAACACTGGGCCGAGCAGCTGCGGCTCTACGAAGAGTCTAAGCAAGCCCACCGCGCCATGACCGAACAGAACCAACCGCACTACTACGCCAGACTCAAGGCCTCGGAGAACCGTGGTATCGCGGgtccctcccccacctctggcaagaacggcgacgacgacgcggacgaCAGGAGACGGCCGTACAGCGTGGAGAAGAACGCCAAGGAACGGCAGAACTGGCACAACATGGACCTGAGCGGTCAAGGGCTCCGGAACCTCGCTCCGGCCCTCTTCCGCTACCAGTTCCTCCACGATCTCTTCATTGCCTCCAATAGACTACAGACCCTACCCGCGGCCATTGGGCAATTGCGCCAGCTCCGTTATCTCAACGTGTCGTTCAACCAGATCAAAGACCTCCCCGCCGAACTCGGCATGTGCACATATCTCAACCAACTGCTCCTCTTCGACAACCAGATCCACACCCTCCCCTTCGAACTGGGCTCCCTACACCTGCTGGACGTCCTCGGTATCGAGGGCAACCCTATCGACCCGGAAATGAAGCAAGAGATCATGGAGAAGGGCACAAAGAGCTTGATTAACCTGTTGAAGGAGCAAGCTCCAG tgccgctgccgccctcccctcgAAAGTACATTACTGTTCAAGAAGATGTGTCGCCTACGTTGGAAAGGGTCAAGGTCTTCTCCTGGAATGTTCTGTGTGACAAGTACGCGACGCCGCAAACGTATGGATACACGCCGACGGGTGCTTTGAACTGGGAATACCGAAAGGCCTGCATATTTGACGAGCTACGCGAGAAGGATGCCGACCTGCTGTGCCTGCAGGAGATCTCGACCGAGGCATTCAAGGAGGAATTCAGCCCGGAGCTGGCGCAGATGGATTACAAGGGAGTGCACTGGCCCAAGACCCGCGCCAAGACAATGGCCGAGAAGGATGCACAGGGAGTCGACGGTTGTGCGACATTCTACAAGGCCAGCAAGTGGATCCTGCTCGACAAGCAGGTCATTGAGTTCGCTGCCATCGCTATCAACCGCCCGGACATGAAGAACCAGCACGACGTCTTCAACCGTGTCATGCCAAAGGACAacatcgccgtcgttgtcttCCTCGAAAGCCGAGCCACAGGCTCGCGTatcatcctcgtcaacggACATTTGGCATGGGAGTCCGTCTTGGCAGACGTCAAGCTTATCCAGACGGGTATCCTAATGGAGCAGATTACGAAATTCGCCGAGAAGTACGTCCGCTGGCCGGcgctcaaggacaagaagctcATTACCTTCTCTGCTACCGGCAAAGACGGGGacgagccgccgccaccagcaAAAGAGCCGGGTCCCAGTCAGGAATACCGAAACAACACCGACATCCCCCTGCTGGTGTGTGGAGATTTCAACTCGACGGAGGACAGCTCGGTCTACGAGCTGTTGTCCATGGGCCGCGTCCCGCCAAACCACCAGGAGCTGTCCAGCTTCCAGTACGGCAGCTTCACGCGAGACGGCATCGAACACCCCTTCAGCCTGCGGGACGCCTACGCGCACATCAAAAACACGCCCGACGAGATGCCCTTCACCAACTACACGCCTGGTTTCTCGGATGTCATCGACTACCTGTGGTACTCGACCAACACGCTTGAAGTGGTGGATCTGTTGGGCCCGCCCGACGCTACATATCTCAAGCGGGTGCCAGCGTTCCCCAACTACCACTTCCCGGCCGACCACATCCAGATCATGGCCGAGTTCGTCATCAAGGCCAGGAAGGACAAGAAGTCGCCCCACCCGGAGCCGGATTTTGGATCAGGAagccaagggcaaggccgtTAA